Below is a window of Rhizobium jaguaris DNA.
TCAGGCTGTTCGCTGGACCAACCGAAACGAAATCGGGGACAATATCGCGCAATGCAACGCCGAAACTGCCAAAACCAAGCAGCAGATTGCTGATACCCCACCAGAGCGGCCAACGCTCGAAACGCCCCGTTGCATAGGCCAGCAGCTGCACGCAGCCGAGCACCAGGCAAGCGACGGCACAGACAACGTAAATCGTCCGTAGATCCAGCACCATGTTGACGTCGCCCCTGTCAAACCTTGTGGGTGCCGAAACTACATTGGCGCTATTGCGGTTCTCTTAACCGGAAGCGCTCAATTGAGACGACTTCCGGCGCATCGAGCACCTTCTCCCCGAGAGGAGAAGGAAGAGATCAAGCAGCCATGGCGATCGGAGGCTGACCCAGCTTGCGTCCGCTGGCGACGATCATGCCGGCAGCACCATTCAGCCAGCCATCCTTGAGCTCCAGCGCCAGGAAACGGTTGCGCTGGAACGGGCCTGGCATGACGAGGTGGCGGGTCTTTTCGGCGAAGAAGCCGAAACGCTCGTAGTAAGGCGCATCGCCCACCAGCAGGATGGCGCCATGGCCGCGCTTCTTGGCTTCGAGGACTGCGGCGCGCATCAGCGCCGAGCCGACGCCCTTGCCTGCGTGGGCACCATCGATAGCCAGCGGGCCAAGCAGCAGCGCGTCGACCGGGCGGGTTTCCCGGTCGACGCCGGCCTCGATGTTCCACAGACGAACGGTGCCGATGACATGGCCGGCGCGATCGCGGGCGACAAGCGCCAAGCCCTCTGCCGGAACGCGGCCGCGGCGGAGCTTTTCAGACGACTTCTTGCGGCGATCGGCGCCCATGACGCGATCCAACAGATTTTCGCGCGCAACGACATCGCCTGCATTTTCCAGGTCGAGGGTGAAAGTGGAAGGCGCAAAGAATGCGCGTACAGAATCAAGAACAGCGGCCATCTCGGCCTCCCGTGCCCAATACCGTTATCAGCGGTGGTGACGAACTATTGTGAAGGTGCCGCCCCAGCTAACTACGGGGGCGGCGAGGACAAACCTTAGATAACGTAAGCCTTCAGAGGGTCGAACCCGTTGAAAGCGACAGCCGAATAGGTCGTCGTATAGGCACCAGTGCCTTCGATCAGGACCTCGTCGCCGATCGTGAGCGTCACCGGCAACGGATAGAGGTTCTTTTCATACAGCACGTCGGCCGAATCGCAGGTCGGGCCGGCGATGACGCAGGGTTCCATGTCGTCGCCGTCGCGCTCCGTGCGGATCGGGTAGCGGATCGCCTCGTCCATGGTTTCGGCGAGACCGCCGAACTTGCCGATATCGAGGAAGACCCAGCGAGCGGCATCGTTGTCCGACTTCTTGGAAATCAGGACGACTTCAGCCTTGATCACACCGGCGTTGCCGACCATGCCGCGGCCTGGCTCGATGATCGTGTGCGGGATCTGGTTGCCGAAATGGGCACGCAGAGACGCGAAGATCGCCTTGCCGTAGGCTTCAGCCGACGGAACGTCGCGCAGGTACTTAGTCGGGAAACCACCGCCCATGTTGACCATCTGCAGGTGGATGCCCTGCTTGGCCAGCGAGACGAAGACGCGCTTGGCATCGGCAAGAGCAGCATCCCAGGCATCGACCTTGGTCATCTGCGAGCCGACGTGGAAAGACACGCCGTAGGATTCCAGACCCAGCTGATGGGCGTAGACGAGAACGTCGACAGCCATCTGCGGGACGCAGCCGAACTTACGGGACAGCGGCCATTCGGCGCCTTCGCCATCCGTCAGCACGCGGCAGAACACACGGGCGCCGGGAGCGGCACGGGAAATCTTCTCGACTTCTTCGTGGCTGTCGACGGCGAAGAGGTTGATACCGAGTGCGTGTGCACGAGCGATATCGCGCTCCTTCTTGATCGTGTTGCCGAAGGAGATGCGGGCAGCCGTCGCACCGGCATCTAGCGCCATTTCGATTTCAGCGACGGACGCGCAATCGAAGTTGGAGCCGAGACCAGCGAGCAGGCGCAGTACTTCTGGAGCAGGGTTGGCCTTGACAGCATAGTAGATGGCGCTGTCCGGCATGGCGTGACGGAAGGCGTGAAAATTGTCGCGGACGACATCGAGATCAACCACCAGGCAGGGACCGTCCGGACGTCGGGTAGCGAGAAAGTCGCGAATACGTTGCGTGGTCATGTCAATTCCCTTTTCAATTCCAAAAGCTCCGGGGAAAACCCAGAGGACAAAGGGCGACGCTCATTCGCTTAGGTACCAGCCGGTGGAGACCCCGGAACCGTGCAAACGCGCGAAGCGCAGATAATGAACCAGTGCTACGAACGCAGCGCGGATTCGGCTTTGTCTGCCATGGATTGGAGGGAAAATCCCAACCGCACTTCCGGCAATGAAGGTGTGCCTCTTCAGTAACCCCGGCTGATGGAAAGCCGGGAGAGAACAAAAAGGCCCGCACCGTCGTTGCTTCAGATGTCCTCGCATTTTCCGGTTGGCCGGAATAGCGACTGGAGGGGTTAATTCCAGGTACCTTACCGATTTTCTCACCACATCGAGGATCGGCGGACACCCACGGGCACGTGCGACTTTGGGCTGAACCCGAGATAAGAATATTCGCCGTAATAATCAAGAATTTTTTTCGCCAATGCCCGAAAAAAATAATTGAACAAATCAGCGCATTTTGTTCAATAACTTGCGACAGTTAACGAGGGCTTCGCCATGGACACTTTGACCCGGATTCGCGCCTTTATCGACGTGGTCGAAGCGGAAGGTTTTTCCGCGGCCGCCAGGAAAACCGGACGTTCCAAGGCGCTGCTTTCCAAGTATGTCCGTGAACTCGAGGATGAGCTTGGCGCTCTCCTGCTCAATCGCACGACCCGGCAATTCTCGATGACAGAAGCGGGCCACACCTACTATCGCACAGCTTCCGACATATTGAAAGAAATCGACAATCTTGCCGACCTCGTGCGCGAGAGCAATCAGCAGCTAAAGGGCCGTCTGCGTATCTCCGTGCCGCGCACCTTCGTCGATGCCGATGTCGGGCAATCCTTGATCGACTTCGCCAAGGAAAATCCCGATCTCGCGCTGGAGATCGCCGCCGATGACCGATTCGTCGATCTGATCGAGGAAGGCTTCGACGTCGCCGTGCGCATTACCAAGCTCGAAGACTCCGGCATGATCGCTCGCAAGATCTCGGACTTCCGCGTCCATCTTTGCGCAACGCAGGAATTCCTCAACCGCTACCCCGCCTTGGAACGTCCAGCCGATCTTACGCACGTGCCTTTCATCATCGACTCCAACAACCGATCGCAAGGCAGTATTCGTTTCGTCGACGCCGACAGCACCACGTTCAACGTCGCCATCAACGGCACGCTCGAAGTCAACAGCCCGCATGCCACGCTGCGAGCTGCCCTCGCCGGCCTCGGCATCGCTGTCGTTCCGGACTTCATCGGCCGCAAGGCGATCGAAAGCGGGCAACTGCTGACGCTGTTCAACGACTATCTCCCCACCGACCGCGGCATTTACGCTGTCTACCCGCACCGCCGTTATCTCCCGGCCAAGGTGCGCATCTTCGTCGACTACCTGCATAACTGGTTCCGCAAGAACGGCTAAGCATTTCAGCTCTGCCCGCGGTCCCAATTCCGTCTCATTTCCTGACCAGAAATCGAAGTGAATCAATGCTCACGAAGCACATCGGACGCATGAGAAAATCCACCCCTGTACATGTTGCCGGCCTGGCCGGAGGCCTGTTGCTCGCGCCTGTCGCGGCATCGGCACATCCGCATATCTTCGTGGAAGCGCGTCTGGAAGTGCTGGCGGGCGCTGACGGCACGGTGCAGGAGCTGCGCAATGTCTGGCGCTTCGACGAGGTTTTCTCCTCCTCGGTGCTGATGGATTTTGACAAGAACACTAATCTGAAGCTCGACCCGGACGAGCTCAAGGAAGTCGGCAAAACTGTGCGCGATTCGCTGGCCGACTACGACTACTACACAAACCTGACGTTCAACGGCAAAGCCATCAAGGTGAACAAGCCGGACGTTATCAATGTCGACTACAAGGACGGCCAGCTCCTGATGTTCTTCGCCGTCAAGCCGTCCGAGCCGATGCCTTTGAAAGGCAACAAGCTCAGCTTCGGCATCTACGATCCGACACTCTACACCTCGATCGATTTCCCCAGCGACAATGAGCTGGTGACCGAAGGCGACGCCTTCAAAGCCTGCACGCAGAAGGTCGTGCGCCCTGATCCGGACGAAGTCATCGCCGAAAACAAGGCGACATTGACGGATGCCTTCTTCAACGATCCGACGGGAACGACCATGTCGAAGCTCTTCGCAACGCGGATAGACGTCCAATGCTGACGTCACGAATATCGAAGCTGTTTCCGGCGGCAGCCCTCGCCTTTCTGGCAGTGGCAAGCCTTGCCCATGCAACCGGATCGCCGCTCGGCATCGGCACGGCGGAACCGAGCTTCCAGCCGATCGGCGGGCCGCTGGCGCCGATCTTCCTCTATGTGAACTACGAGCAACAGGCCTTCTATCGGGCGCTCACCAAATCCATCGAGGCGATGCGCCAGGATCCCTGGCAGCTCTGGACGCTGATCGGCCTCTCCTTCGCCTACGGCATCTTTCACGCCGCCGGCCCCGGCCATGGCAAGGCCGTCATCTCTTCCTACATGGTCGCAAACGAGATCGAGCTGAAGCGCGGCATCGTCATCTCCTTCATCTCGGCCTTCATCCAGGGCCTCGTCGCCGTCCTCGTCGTCGGGGCCGCCTATTTCGTCCTGCGCGGCTCGGGCATCACTATGACCATGGCCACCAATGCGATGGAGATCACCAGCTTCGTCATGGTGATCATCTTCGGCGGCTGGCTGTTGTTCCGCAAACTGCGCTCGATGATCCAGAGCCGGCCGCAACGCCAGCAGGTGCAATTTGCGACGTCGGCCGGCCCGGTCAGCATGTCGCTTTTCGAAGGCGGCTCGAACGGCTCAGCTCCTGTGCAAAAACTCTCCCGCCTCCGCGCCACGCCGCAGACCGGCAACCGGTATAATTGCGACGACCCGACGCATGATTTGGCCAATGGCATGCTCTGCGAGGCCTGCGGCCATTCGCATCTGCCGGATCCGAAAATGCTGTCGAACGAGAAATTCAGCGTCCGCGAAGCCTGGTCGGCGATCATCACCGTCGGCCTGCGCCCCTGTTCCGGCGCGCTGCTCGTCATGACCTTTTCGATGCTGAACGGGCTCTATCTCGGCGGCCTGCTGTCCGTCCTCGCCATGTCGGTCGGCACAGCATTGACCGTCTCCCTGCTCGCCATCATCGCCGTCTTCGCCAAGGGGACCGCCGTGCACCTCACCGGTCGCGGTTCGAAGCTCTCGACATGGGTCGGCAACGGCATCGAAATTCTTGGCGCACTGCTGGTCATCTGCACCGGCATTATATTGCTCGGTGCATCGCTGCAGACCTGATCCGTTGGATTATCGGTTCTTGCGCCTCTGATAGCGGGCTCTCAGCCAGAAGACCAAGAAAAAGGCCAGGATGACGATGACGCCGAAGCCGGTGCCGAGCCACGGCGAAACATTGCCGAGCCAGACAATGACATTGGGCATCAGGTACAGCAGCGCCATGGCGGCCAGCAGAATGATGGCGGCGGCGATCGCCGTGGAGCGGGTTTCGCTGTTTTTATCCGTCAAAATGGGCATTCCTTCCCGCGCCACTATTCGTTGTCCGGCGCAGGCTTAGGCCAGCCGCCCGCGAAAGGCAACCGGCCCTTCCCCAACGACGATCAGACCTTGGCGCTTGCGACTGTTGCCTCGATATGATCGACCAGCGCGTCGGGGAGACCGAGACGACCGGCGAGAAGATCGAGATAGCGGCGCTCCGCCCGCGAATCCGGCTCGATCGCCAAGCGCGACGCAGTGTAGATCTGCACGCGCTGCTCTTGCGTTTGCGCCGATGCGACGATGGCGTCGAGATCCACAGGATTGGCAAGCTCGCGCTCGAAAAAGGCTTCCGCTTCCGCGCCCACACCTGCTTCCTGCACCTTGCCGAGAATATGTTGCCGCTCCACATCATCGATATGCCCATCGGCACGGGCGGCAGCGATCATGGCGCGGACGAGGGAAAGCGCGAAATCATTGCTGGCGATCGCCGGCGCAGTGCTGAAGCCGGAATTGGAAGGCGGCGGCAGGAATTGCGGTTCCGCCTGCTGGGCAGGTTGCGGCGCTGCCTGTGGCGTGTCGCCGGCCTGGTAATTCTTGTAGGCCTGATAGCCGAGCCCGGCGATGGCGGCGAGACCGCCGAGCGTTAGTACGTTGCCGGCAATCTCGCGTCCGGTCTTCGTGCCCAGCAGCACGCCGGCAATGGCGCTCGTCGCCAAGGGATTGTCTCTGGCGAGATTGATGGCTTCGGTCGCCTTGTCTCTCACGCTTCCCTGCATTCCCGGAACTTGCGATCCCAGGAACTGGTCCAGAAGCTTGCGGGCGTCGATCATGTTGATGGTCCTCCGTCCTTTGTGAAGCATGATCCCAAAAAGTGCGTAGCGGTTTTTGGGCGAGATCATGCGCGAGCAAAACTGCGAGAGGGAAATAGGAAGGTGCGGCCGCAAATACAAACCTTCCGAAAAAGTCATAACCTCCACCAAAGGTGGAGGTTTGAAACGCTGCGCTTGAACCGCTAGAAGCGGTTTTGTTAGCGCTTAGTAGCTACGATTGAAGAGGTCGGCAAAGTCGGAAGCTTTGTCGGCCTTTTCCTGATTACGGATATATTGTCTGACGACCTGCTCGTTGTAGCCCGTCGTCGATACGAAATACCCGCGCGCCCAAAAGTGATAACCCTTGTAGCGGCGCTTGCGCGCATATTTGTTGGCAACGTAAAGGGCTGTCTTGCCCTTCAAAAAGCCGACAATATGCGCAACCGAGTATTTCGGCGGGATCGATATCAACATATGCACATGGTCGGGCATCAAATGACCCTCTTCGATCTGGCAGCCTTTCTGCTGTGCCAGCCGACGTAAGAGTTCTCCCAACTCACGCCGTACGTCCCCGTAGAGTCTTTTCGTTCGGTATTTGCTGCCAAAAACAACGTGATACTTGCAGTCCCACGTCGCATGCGAGAGCGTTTGCTCATCCATAGAACCTCCTTGTTCGAAGTCTGGGCCGCGCCAGCGGTTCAAGCAGGAGGTCTCTCAACTACCGTGTAGAACTCGTCCAGTCCTCCACCATAGGTGGAGGTTTATTTATGGGTATAGCAAAAGGGCGCGCATGAGGCCATGCACGCCCTCAAATCGGCTTTTCGAAAGGCTCAGCCCTTCAGTGCGGCCGCTTCGGCGGCGAGCTTGGTGATCCCCGCCCAATCGCCGGCCGCGACCAGTTCCTTCGGCGCAACCCAGGAGCCTCCGACGCAGATGACGTTCGGCAGCGACAGGTAATCATGAGCATTCTTCAGCGAAATGCCACCAGTCGGGCAGAATAGCGTTCCTGACAGCGGCGAGGACAGCGCCTTCAGATAGGCAGCGCCGCCGGCCTGTTCGGCGGGAAAGAACTTCAGAACTTTGTAGCCTTCCTCGCGCAGCGCCATGACTTCGCTCGCCGTCGCCGCACCCGGAAGCAGCGGCACATCGGAGCTACGGGCAACGTCCAGCAACTCCTGCGTCGTGCCGGGGCTGACGATGAACTTCGAGCCGGCCTCTACGGCAGCTTCCCACTGCGCGACATTCAGGATCGTGCCGGCACCGACTTCGGCGCCTTCCACTTCCTCTGCCACGGCGCGGACGGCGTCGAGCGCGCCGGCGGTGCGAAGTGTGATCTCGATTGCCTTCAAGCCGCCGGCAACCAGCGCACGGGCGAGCGGTACGGCCGATTTCGCATCTTCGACGATGAGGACGGGAACGACGGGTTGCAGTTTCAGGATGGAAAGAAGCTTTTCGGTTTTCTCGCCCATGGTCGGCGTGCTCCCTTAAAACGATTGAAATCCGGTTTTCGAATAGCCTTCCGGAAGGTCCTTGTCGAGACAAAAGCTAAGTTTGAATAGAGTGGGTAGGAAATCCAGAAAACTTCCGTTAGTCTATTTAGATATGATGCGGGCGGAGCATGTCGAGCGCATGGCAAAAGAGATCGAGCGAAAGTTTCTGGTGCGCGGCGATCATTGGCGCGACCTCGTTTCCGAGAAACTCACCCTACGGCAGGCCTATATCGCCTCTATGGACGACCGTTCCGTGCGCGTTCGCCTGACGAACGACACGGTCGCCACCCTGACGATGAAGATTGGCAGGGCGATGACGCGCGACGAGTTTGAATATGAGATCCCCATTGCTGATGCCGAGGAGCTGCTTGGCAATGCTATCGGGCTCGTCATCGAGAAGACCCGCTACAAGGTGCCCTTCAAAGGCTTCGTCTGGGAAGTCGACGTTTTTCGCGGCGCGCATCGCGGCCTGGTGATCGCCGAGGTCGAGATGGAGGACGAAAGCGATGATCCTGAATTGCCGGATTGGGTTGGCCGCGAGGTGACCGGCGAATATCGCTACTCCAACCAGGCGCTCGCGACGCAATTCGAGCAGGAATACGATGAGTTATCGCATTCGGCCTGACAAGGCCTTTGACGACGATGTACGCACCGCCGCCGCACGGCAGCTTAGCAAAGCGATTGCGGCATTGACCGATCGGCCGGAGGGCCTCCACGAGGCTGTGCACACGGCCCGCAAGCATATCAAGCGCGTCCGCGGGCTTTACCGGCTGATCGCCCCGCGCGCGCCGGAATTCCAGCAGGTGGAAAATGACAGGCTGCGGGAAATGGCGCGAACGCTCTCCCACGTTCGCGACGCCACCGCCCTCGTCGAGGCCGGTCGTCATCTGCACGAGACGGCGACATGCGAGGACGAAGCCCAAGCACTTGCCCGCGTCATCGATGTACTGACGGTCCGGCGCGACCGGCTGTCGGAAGAGGAAACCGATCTCGAAGAGAAGGCGAATGCCGCAGTCGCCACCTGCCGCGAAGCGTTGGAGGCGCTAAACGCGACCTCTTTCGACAGTGGCCGACGCGAGGCCGCACGCTTTTTTCAAAAGAGCTGGCGCAAGACGGGGCGCAAGGCGGCCAAGGCGCTCTCCGAATGCCATGCCGAAGCCCATACCGATCAGTTTCACGAGCTGCGCAAACGCGGCCAGGATTGCTGGATGCATCATGCGCTGTTGCGCGACATCTGGCCCGCCGCCATGCATGCAAAACAACTCGAAGCCAAGGCGCTGGTCGACGTGCTCGGCCGCTATCTCGATCTGTCGATGCTTTCCGAGGTCACCGATCGCGAGCCGCATCTCTTCAACGGCAGCGACGACCACGCCCGCCTGCTGGAGGCGATTATCTCCCGCCAACAAACCGCCCGCCAGGATGCGCTGACCAAGGCCCGCTGGGTTTTCGCCGACGAACCGAAGCAGGAAGCGCGGACGATCAAACGGCTGTGGCTGGAAGCGGGGGATTGAGGAAATCTGCCCTACGCGCTCGGAACCGAGGTACGAAGCCGATTTCTTGCTCCTCGGGGAGCGATCATCACCAGCGATAGATTTTGCGGGTAGCGGCCATCTATCGCAGTGATTTTTCCATACGGAAATTTTCGAGCGTCTGCCCGCGCTTTTCCACACTCTGCGACGTCAGGACGGCGAAACCTCTTCGTTCGAAAAACGGTCTGGCAGTGAGGCTCGCCTCCGTAAAAATGCGCCCAAGCCCCTGTTTTCTTGCCTCTGACTCGATCGTCGTCAGGAGCAGACTGGCTGCGCCAATGCCTTGATAATCGGGATGGACAAACATCATGTCCAAGAGCCCATCGGGCACCAGATCGGCGAACCCGATTGCCGTGCTCCCATACTGGACGATCCAGGCCAGCCTGCTTGATCGTCGTTTCGCCCAGGCTTCCCTGTCTTCCACCTTGGCCCAAGCATCGACTTGGGCTTGATCGTAGTCCCTCGACGCCACTTCCCGGATCGCCCTCAGGAATATGTCGATGGTCAGATCGGCATCGGCCGGGACATATGGTCTTACCGTCAGCATGTTCTTCGACACATTAACCTCATCACCGCGTACCGGTCGCCGTTGCGCGTATTTATATGGTAGTGCAGAACAGGGAACGCCTCGCTGGCGAGCGTGACCCGATGGCGCAGCGTCAAAATACGAATCCCGATTGC
It encodes the following:
- a CDS encoding CHAD domain-containing protein, with amino-acid sequence MSYRIRPDKAFDDDVRTAAARQLSKAIAALTDRPEGLHEAVHTARKHIKRVRGLYRLIAPRAPEFQQVENDRLREMARTLSHVRDATALVEAGRHLHETATCEDEAQALARVIDVLTVRRDRLSEEETDLEEKANAAVATCREALEALNATSFDSGRREAARFFQKSWRKTGRKAAKALSECHAEAHTDQFHELRKRGQDCWMHHALLRDIWPAAMHAKQLEAKALVDVLGRYLDLSMLSEVTDREPHLFNGSDDHARLLEAIISRQQTARQDALTKARWVFADEPKQEARTIKRLWLEAGD
- a CDS encoding 2-dehydro-3-deoxy-phosphogluconate aldolase, yielding MGEKTEKLLSILKLQPVVPVLIVEDAKSAVPLARALVAGGLKAIEITLRTAGALDAVRAVAEEVEGAEVGAGTILNVAQWEAAVEAGSKFIVSPGTTQELLDVARSSDVPLLPGAATASEVMALREEGYKVLKFFPAEQAGGAAYLKALSSPLSGTLFCPTGGISLKNAHDYLSLPNVICVGGSWVAPKELVAAGDWAGITKLAAEAAALKG
- a CDS encoding GNAT family N-acetyltransferase translates to MAAVLDSVRAFFAPSTFTLDLENAGDVVARENLLDRVMGADRRKKSSEKLRRGRVPAEGLALVARDRAGHVIGTVRLWNIEAGVDRETRPVDALLLGPLAIDGAHAGKGVGSALMRAAVLEAKKRGHGAILLVGDAPYYERFGFFAEKTRHLVMPGPFQRNRFLALELKDGWLNGAAGMIVASGRKLGQPPIAMAA
- the odc2 gene encoding ornithine/lysine decarboxylase, translated to MTTQRIRDFLATRRPDGPCLVVDLDVVRDNFHAFRHAMPDSAIYYAVKANPAPEVLRLLAGLGSNFDCASVAEIEMALDAGATAARISFGNTIKKERDIARAHALGINLFAVDSHEEVEKISRAAPGARVFCRVLTDGEGAEWPLSRKFGCVPQMAVDVLVYAHQLGLESYGVSFHVGSQMTKVDAWDAALADAKRVFVSLAKQGIHLQMVNMGGGFPTKYLRDVPSAEAYGKAIFASLRAHFGNQIPHTIIEPGRGMVGNAGVIKAEVVLISKKSDNDAARWVFLDIGKFGGLAETMDEAIRYPIRTERDGDDMEPCVIAGPTCDSADVLYEKNLYPLPVTLTIGDEVLIEGTGAYTTTYSAVAFNGFDPLKAYVI
- the tnpA gene encoding IS200/IS605 family transposase gives rise to the protein MDEQTLSHATWDCKYHVVFGSKYRTKRLYGDVRRELGELLRRLAQQKGCQIEEGHLMPDHVHMLISIPPKYSVAHIVGFLKGKTALYVANKYARKRRYKGYHFWARGYFVSTTGYNEQVVRQYIRNQEKADKASDFADLFNRSY
- a CDS encoding GNAT family N-acetyltransferase, with protein sequence MLTVRPYVPADADLTIDIFLRAIREVASRDYDQAQVDAWAKVEDREAWAKRRSSRLAWIVQYGSTAIGFADLVPDGLLDMMFVHPDYQGIGAASLLLTTIESEARKQGLGRIFTEASLTARPFFERRGFAVLTSQSVEKRGQTLENFRMEKSLR
- a CDS encoding LysR family transcriptional regulator; this encodes MDTLTRIRAFIDVVEAEGFSAAARKTGRSKALLSKYVRELEDELGALLLNRTTRQFSMTEAGHTYYRTASDILKEIDNLADLVRESNQQLKGRLRISVPRTFVDADVGQSLIDFAKENPDLALEIAADDRFVDLIEEGFDVAVRITKLEDSGMIARKISDFRVHLCATQEFLNRYPALERPADLTHVPFIIDSNNRSQGSIRFVDADSTTFNVAINGTLEVNSPHATLRAALAGLGIAVVPDFIGRKAIESGQLLTLFNDYLPTDRGIYAVYPHRRYLPAKVRIFVDYLHNWFRKNG
- a CDS encoding CYTH domain-containing protein, translating into MAKEIERKFLVRGDHWRDLVSEKLTLRQAYIASMDDRSVRVRLTNDTVATLTMKIGRAMTRDEFEYEIPIADAEELLGNAIGLVIEKTRYKVPFKGFVWEVDVFRGAHRGLVIAEVEMEDESDDPELPDWVGREVTGEYRYSNQALATQFEQEYDELSHSA
- a CDS encoding tellurite resistance TerB family protein; translation: MIDARKLLDQFLGSQVPGMQGSVRDKATEAINLARDNPLATSAIAGVLLGTKTGREIAGNVLTLGGLAAIAGLGYQAYKNYQAGDTPQAAPQPAQQAEPQFLPPPSNSGFSTAPAIASNDFALSLVRAMIAAARADGHIDDVERQHILGKVQEAGVGAEAEAFFERELANPVDLDAIVASAQTQEQRVQIYTASRLAIEPDSRAERRYLDLLAGRLGLPDALVDHIEATVASAKV
- a CDS encoding DUF1007 family protein, translating into MRKSTPVHVAGLAGGLLLAPVAASAHPHIFVEARLEVLAGADGTVQELRNVWRFDEVFSSSVLMDFDKNTNLKLDPDELKEVGKTVRDSLADYDYYTNLTFNGKAIKVNKPDVINVDYKDGQLLMFFAVKPSEPMPLKGNKLSFGIYDPTLYTSIDFPSDNELVTEGDAFKACTQKVVRPDPDEVIAENKATLTDAFFNDPTGTTMSKLFATRIDVQC
- a CDS encoding nickel/cobalt transporter, whose amino-acid sequence is MLTSRISKLFPAAALAFLAVASLAHATGSPLGIGTAEPSFQPIGGPLAPIFLYVNYEQQAFYRALTKSIEAMRQDPWQLWTLIGLSFAYGIFHAAGPGHGKAVISSYMVANEIELKRGIVISFISAFIQGLVAVLVVGAAYFVLRGSGITMTMATNAMEITSFVMVIIFGGWLLFRKLRSMIQSRPQRQQVQFATSAGPVSMSLFEGGSNGSAPVQKLSRLRATPQTGNRYNCDDPTHDLANGMLCEACGHSHLPDPKMLSNEKFSVREAWSAIITVGLRPCSGALLVMTFSMLNGLYLGGLLSVLAMSVGTALTVSLLAIIAVFAKGTAVHLTGRGSKLSTWVGNGIEILGALLVICTGIILLGASLQT